The following proteins are encoded in a genomic region of Mycolicibacterium confluentis:
- a CDS encoding FAD-binding protein, with protein MSRVTDDFDLIVVGFGLAGVCAAIAAAENGARVLAVDRALGGGSSAVSGGVVYAGGGTPYQKAAGYDDDPENMFNYLRQEVQGVVGDATLRRFCDGSVEQLAWLEKHGAQFEGSLCTYKTSYPTKHYLYFSGNEKAYPYRLHARPAPRGHRQIATGTKSGRDLWRRMRDAALKLGVTFLPRTVVDDLVIVDGRVSGIRCRTWIGGSRSAQFLHGRTTAVGAKLTNWMPPIGHPVTGLADRMWQRRAQERTFTAPNVVLAAGGFAFNHDMLRRHAPAFTQIRPLGTRADDGAGIRLGVSAGGATDQLDRVSAWRLLTPPSALIEGVTVGVNGDRIANEDLYGATHCDIMVRQFGGKGYAIVDADTWKRARAQGREQAESILRMQIAAVFSFGHRKAATLSELARKLGISSSGLVATVDAYNAAIASGGDDSAHKAPELCAPIVRPPFYGIDISVRPSLTYPVPGLTLGGLKVDGDTGLVIDHEGHPIPGLYAAGRTAVGVCSNSYVSGLALADCVFSGRRAGEHAAAAAAEAPRPVGGMRNSR; from the coding sequence ATGTCGAGGGTCACTGATGATTTCGACCTGATTGTGGTGGGCTTCGGCCTTGCCGGAGTGTGCGCGGCCATCGCGGCGGCCGAGAACGGGGCTCGGGTGCTCGCGGTGGACCGTGCCCTGGGCGGCGGATCGTCAGCGGTGTCTGGTGGCGTGGTCTACGCCGGCGGCGGGACGCCGTACCAGAAGGCGGCCGGCTACGACGACGACCCCGAGAACATGTTCAACTACCTGCGGCAGGAAGTGCAGGGTGTCGTCGGCGACGCCACCCTGCGCCGGTTCTGCGATGGCAGCGTCGAACAGCTGGCCTGGTTGGAGAAGCACGGAGCGCAGTTCGAGGGGTCGTTGTGTACTTACAAGACCTCCTACCCGACTAAGCACTATCTGTACTTCTCCGGAAACGAGAAGGCTTATCCGTACCGGTTGCACGCCAGGCCCGCGCCCCGGGGGCACCGCCAGATCGCGACGGGGACGAAGTCCGGCCGGGACCTGTGGCGCCGGATGCGCGATGCCGCCCTGAAACTTGGCGTCACGTTTCTGCCCCGCACCGTCGTGGATGATCTGGTGATCGTCGACGGCCGGGTGAGCGGAATCCGCTGCCGCACCTGGATCGGTGGCAGTCGATCAGCACAGTTCCTGCATGGTCGGACAACGGCGGTGGGCGCGAAGCTGACGAACTGGATGCCGCCGATCGGTCATCCCGTCACGGGCCTTGCCGACCGGATGTGGCAGCGGCGCGCCCAGGAGCGCACGTTCACCGCGCCGAACGTGGTGTTGGCGGCGGGCGGATTCGCGTTCAACCACGACATGCTGCGCCGTCATGCGCCGGCATTCACCCAGATCCGGCCGCTGGGTACCCGTGCCGACGACGGTGCGGGCATCCGCCTCGGTGTGAGTGCCGGCGGCGCCACGGATCAGCTGGATCGGGTCAGTGCCTGGCGGCTCCTGACCCCCCCGTCGGCCCTGATCGAGGGGGTCACGGTCGGGGTCAATGGCGACCGGATCGCCAACGAGGATCTCTACGGCGCCACGCATTGCGACATCATGGTCCGTCAGTTCGGCGGCAAGGGTTATGCAATCGTCGACGCCGACACGTGGAAGCGGGCGCGTGCTCAGGGGAGGGAGCAGGCCGAGTCGATCCTGCGTATGCAGATCGCGGCCGTGTTCAGCTTCGGTCACCGCAAGGCGGCGACCCTGTCCGAGCTGGCCCGCAAACTGGGAATCTCCAGCTCGGGGCTGGTCGCCACCGTCGATGCCTACAACGCGGCCATCGCATCGGGGGGTGATGATTCCGCCCACAAGGCACCCGAATTGTGCGCACCGATCGTCCGCCCCCCGTTCTACGGCATCGACATCTCCGTTCGTCCCTCACTGACCTACCCGGTGCCGGGACTGACTCTCGGCGGGTTGAAGGTGGACGGTGACACCGGCCTGGTGATCGATCATGAGGGCCATCCCATACCCGGCCTGTACGCCGCGGGACGGACCGCGGTGGGCGTCTGCTCCAACAGCTACGTCAGCGGTCTGGCGCTCGCCGACTGCGTGTTCTCCGGCAGGCGGGCCGGCGAGCATGCGGCCGCGGCCGCCGCGGAGGCACCGCGGCCAGTGGGCGGCATGAGAAACTCGAGGTAA
- a CDS encoding 2Fe-2S iron-sulfur cluster-binding protein has product MRVEPAGVDIDVQPGETLMQAAWRCGYDWPTLCFARGTCTACRCEILDGLHLLSERTDAEVALLADLDRRVRRANPRRIRLACQVKASGPITVRKPGVKKSTNNDQEAANVEGH; this is encoded by the coding sequence ATGCGGGTGGAGCCCGCGGGCGTCGACATTGACGTGCAACCCGGCGAGACGCTGATGCAGGCTGCCTGGCGTTGCGGATATGACTGGCCGACACTGTGTTTCGCCCGCGGCACCTGCACTGCCTGTCGATGCGAGATACTCGACGGCCTGCACCTGCTCTCCGAACGCACCGACGCCGAGGTCGCATTGCTCGCGGACCTCGACCGCAGGGTCCGGCGCGCCAACCCGCGCCGGATCAGACTGGCCTGCCAGGTCAAGGCCTCTGGACCCATCACGGTGCGCAAGCCCGGTGTCAAGAAGTCCACCAACAACGACCAGGAGGCGGCGAATGTCGAGGGTCACTGA